The Mesorhizobium sp. B1-1-8 genome contains a region encoding:
- a CDS encoding TIGR04295 family B12-binding domain-containing radical SAM protein, with amino-acid sequence MKVALVNPHWTYEHSIYFGCRQPHLPLELGYCKALLEANGHAVLMLDGQLQNLDNAELAEHVAAFGPDMTVVTTAPTYLFWRCAPPELRVPAEFLNHLEGRGGRTVAVGPHGSATPTPTLRKLGVDAVVRGECEEVVAELAGQSDWSAVPHTARLESGALACNGSVSVSRFVDHPALHWPSDWIAVHSHHHHRFDADRKGAGAEVEASRGCPYNCSFCAKIDFRDAYRRRNHDAIVAEIDGLIGQGIGYIYFIDEIFLPQKALLEALIDRDIQFGVQTRIDLWKPELLELLGEAGCVSIEAGLESLTVEGREMLAKRCRLGTEELAALLVDARRHVPFVQANLIGVVEDDPALVQYWRKHLIDNGVWANEPVPLYPYPSSPSYRELWGEPDDLAWERAHEHYLASFRTFSDIQDQRPRALAELESSCCNH; translated from the coding sequence ATGAAAGTCGCACTGGTCAATCCGCATTGGACATACGAGCACAGCATCTATTTCGGCTGCCGCCAGCCGCATCTGCCGCTGGAGCTTGGCTACTGCAAAGCCCTGCTGGAGGCCAACGGTCACGCCGTGCTGATGCTGGACGGGCAATTGCAGAACCTCGACAACGCGGAACTTGCCGAGCATGTGGCGGCGTTCGGGCCGGACATGACCGTCGTGACCACCGCGCCGACTTACCTCTTCTGGCGCTGCGCACCGCCGGAGCTGCGGGTACCGGCGGAATTCCTGAACCATCTCGAGGGGCGCGGCGGGCGCACCGTCGCCGTCGGGCCGCATGGCTCTGCGACGCCCACCCCTACGCTGCGCAAGCTTGGCGTCGATGCTGTCGTGCGCGGCGAATGCGAGGAGGTGGTGGCGGAGCTTGCCGGGCAGAGCGACTGGAGCGCCGTCCCTCACACGGCGCGGCTCGAGAGCGGCGCGTTGGCCTGCAACGGTAGTGTAAGCGTCAGCCGCTTCGTCGACCACCCGGCACTTCATTGGCCGTCCGACTGGATTGCCGTCCACTCGCACCACCATCATCGGTTCGACGCGGACCGGAAGGGCGCCGGGGCAGAGGTGGAGGCTTCGCGCGGCTGCCCCTATAATTGCAGCTTCTGCGCCAAGATCGATTTTCGCGACGCTTACCGTCGCAGGAATCACGATGCCATCGTTGCCGAGATCGACGGTCTGATCGGGCAAGGCATCGGCTACATCTATTTCATCGACGAGATTTTCCTGCCGCAGAAGGCGCTGCTCGAGGCCCTTATCGACCGAGATATCCAATTCGGCGTCCAGACGCGCATCGATCTCTGGAAACCGGAGTTGCTGGAATTGTTGGGCGAGGCCGGCTGCGTCTCGATCGAAGCCGGCCTCGAGAGCCTGACCGTCGAAGGCCGCGAGATGCTGGCCAAGCGCTGTCGGCTGGGCACCGAGGAACTGGCCGCGCTGCTGGTCGATGCCCGCCGCCATGTTCCTTTCGTCCAGGCCAATCTGATCGGCGTGGTCGAGGACGATCCGGCGCTGGTGCAGTATTGGCGCAAGCACCTCATCGACAACGGCGTCTGGGCCAACGAGCCGGTGCCGCTCTATCCCTATCCGAGCTCGCCAAGCTACCGCGAGCTGTGGGGCGAGCCTGACGATTTGGCCTGGGAGCGTGCGCATGAGCACTACCTGGCCTCGTTCCGCACGTTCAGCGACATCCAGGACCAGCGCCCGCGCGCCCTGGCCGAGTTGGAGTCCTCATGCTGCAATCATTGA
- a CDS encoding NAD-dependent epimerase/dehydratase family protein, whose product MSERHRNLRKAPVAIVGGSGFIGSNLADSLLSDGEPVLVIDNLSRPGVEQNLEWLAQKHGGHLSVETVDIRDRDRLASALAPARAIFHLAAQTAVTTSLVDPAEDLDINLKGTFNVLEAARRMSAPVIFASTNKVYGSLPQLAVREGDDRYEPTSEAIRANGVDETIGLDFCTPYGCSKGAADQYVLDYAKSYGLSTAVLRMSCIYGPRQFGTEDQGWVAHFLLSVLSGRPITIYGDGKQVRDILHVSDAVAAYRAVVASIEDLKGQAFNLGGGPHNAVSLRMLLSEIAAITGRDIALRYDPQRTGDQPFFVADTRKIEAALGWRARVPWREGVSDLAGWLLRHRLQPRPEVARYVA is encoded by the coding sequence ATGAGTGAGCGGCATCGCAACCTTCGCAAGGCGCCGGTGGCGATTGTGGGCGGCAGTGGCTTCATCGGCTCCAATCTTGCCGACAGCCTGTTGTCGGATGGCGAGCCGGTGCTGGTCATCGACAATCTCAGCCGTCCCGGCGTCGAGCAGAACCTCGAATGGCTGGCGCAAAAGCACGGCGGCCATCTCAGCGTGGAAACCGTCGATATACGCGACCGGGACAGGCTGGCTTCGGCCTTGGCGCCCGCCAGGGCAATCTTCCATCTGGCCGCCCAGACTGCCGTGACCACGAGCCTGGTTGATCCTGCGGAAGACCTCGACATCAATCTCAAAGGCACGTTCAATGTGCTTGAGGCGGCGCGGCGAATGAGCGCTCCGGTAATCTTCGCCAGCACTAACAAGGTCTACGGCAGCCTGCCCCAGCTCGCGGTGCGGGAGGGGGACGATCGTTACGAACCTACCAGCGAAGCCATCCGCGCCAATGGCGTGGATGAGACGATCGGCCTCGATTTCTGCACTCCGTATGGCTGCTCGAAGGGTGCGGCCGACCAATATGTCCTCGATTATGCCAAATCCTACGGCCTGTCGACGGCGGTGCTGCGCATGAGCTGCATCTACGGGCCGCGGCAGTTCGGCACCGAGGACCAGGGTTGGGTCGCGCATTTCCTGCTGAGCGTGCTCAGCGGGCGGCCCATAACGATCTACGGCGACGGCAAACAGGTGCGCGACATCCTGCACGTGTCCGACGCCGTTGCCGCCTATCGCGCCGTGGTGGCCAGCATCGAAGATCTCAAGGGTCAGGCCTTCAACCTCGGCGGCGGACCGCATAATGCGGTCAGCCTGCGAATGCTGCTGTCCGAGATCGCCGCCATAACCGGCCGCGACATCGCGCTTCGCTACGATCCGCAACGTACCGGCGACCAGCCCTTCTTTGTCGCCGACACCCGCAAGATTGAGGCGGCGCTGGGCTGGCGGGCGCGTGTCCCGTGGCGCGAAGGCGTCAGCGACCTTGCCGGCTGGCTGTTGCGGCATCGTCTCCAGCCGCGCCCCGAAGTCGCGAGGTACGTCGCATGA